In Parus major isolate Abel chromosome 1, Parus_major1.1, whole genome shotgun sequence, the following proteins share a genomic window:
- the SLC35A5 gene encoding probable UDP-sugar transporter protein SLC35A5 produces MKLEWCSRFALCSKTTSQTFLLGGVFITLGSSRILLMKYSANEDNKYDYLPTTVNMCSEVVKLVLCVVLALWNRKKEKGCMDNLSECFSWKNVCNSMKWSIPAFLYFLDNLIVFYVLTYLQPAMAVLFSNFVIITTALLFRIVLKRRLSWVQWASLVILFLSIVALTRGSGGHQHSLAAHGFHHNMFFRPSNHCLLSTGPEEACVEKGNCAAPSFLHSFQWNVTTTMAGALKPLRLSLGHLLILVQCFVSALANIYNEKMLKDVDQLGESIFTQNSKLYAFGVLFNGLMLALQAKDRRQIGNCGFFYGHNIFSVALIFVTAFLGLSVAFILKFRDNMFHVMTAQINTVIITTVSFVIFDFRPSLEFFLEAPVVLLSIFIYNASKARGLEYATLRERGKLIKGDAWERSSGDGEEFERLNKPSSDIDTDEDSL; encoded by the exons ATGAAGTTGGAGTGGTGTAGTCGATTTGCCCTTTGCTCCAAGACAACCAGCCAGACCTTTCTGCTTGGAGGAGTGTTCATCACGCTGGGCTCGAGTCGAATCCTCCTGATGAAGTATTCTGCCAATGAAG ATAACAAGTATGATTATCTTCCAACGACAGTGAACATGTGTTCGGAAGTAGTGAAACTGGTCCTATGTGTAGTGTTGGCACTGTGGAATAGGAAAAAAG aaaaaggtTGTATGGATAATCTCTCTGAATGTTTTTCCTGGAAGAATGTATGTAATTCCATGAAATGGTCAATTCCTGCCTTTCTTTACTTTTTGGATAACTTGATTGTCTTCTACGTACTGACCTACCTCCAGCCA gCAATGGCTGTACTCTTCTCAAATTTTGTCATTATAACAACAGCTCTTCTCTTCAGGATAGTGCTAAA GCGAAGACTCTCTTGGGTACAGTGGGCGTCTCTGGTGATCTTATTCCTGTCCATCGTTGCCCTGACTCGAGGAAGTGGAGGCCATCAGCACAGCTTGGCTGCGCATGGATTTCATCACAATATGTTTTTTAGGCCATCTAACCACTGCCTTCTCTCTACTGGACCTGAGGAAGCATGCGTGGAAAAGGGCAACTGCGCAGCACCAAGTTTCCTTCACAGCTTCCAGTGGAATGTGACCACTACCATGGCAGGAGCATTGAAGCCTCTCCGCCTCAGCCTGGGCCATCTGCTTATTCTCGTGCAGTGTTTTGTGTCTGCCCTGGCTAACATCTACAATGAAAAGATGCTGAAAGATGTGGATCAGCTTGGGGAAAGCATCTTCACACAGAACAGCAAACTATATGCCTTTGGGGTGCTGTTCAATGGGCTCATGCTGGCGCTGCAGGCTAAGGACCGGAGGCAGATAGGGAACTGTGGATTCTTTTATGGACACAACATCTTCTCCGTGGCTCTTATATTtgtcacagcttttctggggcTGTCTGTAGCCTTCATCTTGAAGTTCCGAGACAACATGTTCCATGTTATGACTGCTCAGATCAACACTGTCATCATCACCACTGTGTCTTTCGTCATCTTTGACTTCAGGCCTTCTCTAGAGTTCTTTTTGGAAGCTCCTGTCGTGCTTCTCTCCATATTCATTTATAATGCCAGTAAAGCAAGAGGCCTGGAATATGCCACTCTGCGGGAAAGGGGAAAACTTATCAAAGGAGATGCATGGGAGAGGTCAAGTGGG GATGGAGAAGAATTTGAgaggctgaacaaaccaagcAGTGATATCGATACAGATGAAGATTCCCTCTAG